Proteins encoded by one window of Bacillus mycoides:
- a CDS encoding helix-turn-helix domain-containing protein, which translates to MLPILSIRIKELRKERKWSQKELGEKVEVSESFVSKVESGKKQPSREVTTKIAEVLNVTTDYLLGRSEDPELNEEEDKIVSEEGKNMLAIIESLPENERKRALEQLEMYVTYMQSKKND; encoded by the coding sequence ATGTTACCTATACTATCCATTAGGATAAAAGAACTTAGGAAAGAGAGAAAGTGGTCTCAAAAAGAATTAGGGGAAAAAGTAGAAGTTAGTGAATCGTTTGTTTCTAAAGTTGAATCTGGAAAGAAGCAACCTTCAAGAGAAGTAACTACTAAAATTGCAGAAGTGTTAAATGTAACAACTGATTATTTATTAGGGAGATCGGAAGACCCCGAGTTAAATGAAGAAGAAGATAAAATTGTTTCTGAAGAAGGAAAGAACATGTTGGCAATAATAGAGAGTCTTCCTGAGAATGAGCGAAAGAGAGCTTTGGAACAATTAGAAATGTATGTGACTTATATGCAAAGTAAAAAGAATGACTAA
- a CDS encoding helix-turn-helix domain-containing protein has product MKIKGSYIRELRKRNNLTQKQLGILSDISESMVCKIESGEKSTSIENLKKIANSLSTTMDDLVG; this is encoded by the coding sequence ATGAAAATAAAAGGGAGTTACATAAGAGAACTTCGTAAAAGAAATAACCTTACACAAAAGCAACTCGGAATACTCTCTGATATCAGTGAGAGTATGGTTTGCAAGATTGAATCAGGTGAAAAATCAACAAGTATAGAAAACCTAAAAAAGATAGCAAATTCACTATCAACAACAATGGATGACTTAGTAGGATAA
- a CDS encoding Rha family transcriptional regulator has translation MNQLQVVQHPVSHLVFMEGNEIVTDSLTVSEVFGKEHAKVIRSIEELQCSKEFTEANFGASEYKDRSGKRNKKYLLKRDGLMFLVMGYTGEKAAQMKESYINEFNRMEQHIKQQMHPLQMINIMTTEMMNHGDRLGKLEHTVQERMTVDYSQQLSIKNSVARRVYKLWEDGTVNQAVHNNKKKLFSAIWKDVKAAFAVNSYCNIRQKDFDEALSYINAWRPRLV, from the coding sequence ATGAATCAATTGCAAGTTGTACAGCATCCAGTTAGTCATTTGGTGTTTATGGAAGGGAATGAAATTGTAACTGACAGTTTAACAGTTTCTGAGGTGTTTGGAAAAGAACACGCAAAAGTTATTCGTTCTATAGAAGAACTGCAGTGCAGCAAAGAATTTACTGAAGCCAATTTTGGCGCAAGTGAATATAAGGATCGTAGCGGAAAGCGAAATAAGAAATATCTTCTTAAGCGTGACGGACTCATGTTCCTGGTAATGGGATATACGGGGGAAAAAGCAGCGCAGATGAAAGAGTCATACATAAACGAGTTTAACCGAATGGAACAACACATTAAACAACAAATGCATCCGCTACAAATGATTAACATCATGACAACGGAAATGATGAATCACGGTGATCGCTTAGGGAAGTTGGAACATACAGTACAAGAACGAATGACAGTGGATTACAGCCAACAACTTTCTATTAAAAATTCAGTCGCACGCAGAGTGTACAAGCTTTGGGAAGATGGAACGGTCAACCAAGCAGTACATAATAACAAAAAGAAATTGTTCTCAGCGATTTGGAAAGACGTAAAAGCAGCATTCGCTGTAAACAGTTATTGCAACATCCGCCAAAAAGACTTTGATGAAGCTTTATCTTACATAAATGCATGGCGACCAAGATTAGTTTAA